Below is a genomic region from Alphaproteobacteria bacterium.
GCGGCACGAACGTCTACCTGGTCGAGTTTCAATACATTCCGCCGGGATGAGTCACCCCGGCGAAGGCCGGGGCCATGAACCGGTGGTAGGAATGAAGCGAAGACGCGATTGCGCGCCCTCAGGACGACGGTGTTCATGGGTCCCGGCCTTCGCCGGAATGACTCCTTATGAGCTGGAAAAGCCGCCCGTCGATCGCCGCCAGCCCCGCCGCGATCAGCGCCATGCCGAGGAAGTGGCGCGGCTCGAGCCGTTCGCCGAGGAACAGCGCGCCCAAGAGGATCGCGGTGACCGGGATGAGGAAGGTGACCAGCAGCGAGTTGGTCGCTCCGGCCGAGGCGAGCAGGCGGAAGTAGAGGATGTAGGCGAGGCTGGTGCAGACGAGCGCCAGAGCGATCAAGGCCGCCCAGGCTTCGGGCGCCGGCGCGGGCGTCAGCCAGGGCGGCTCGAAGATCAGCACCAGCGGCAACATGACGATCGCCGAGGCGGTGAGCTGGCCGGTCGAGACCGCCACCGGCGGCACGCCTATGCGGCGGAAGCGCCGCGCCCACACTCCCGCCAAAGCGTAGCAGAGCGTCGCGGCCAAGCAGGCCGCTTGCGCGAGCGCGCCGCGGCCGACCTCGCCGAGCAGGTCGCCGCCGAGCATCAGCGCGACTCCGCCGAAGCCGAGCAGCACGCCCGCGATCTTGCCGGGCGTCGCTTTCTCGTCGGCGGTGAAGAGATGGGCGGCGAGCACGCCCCAGATCGGAGTCGTCGCGTTGAGGATCGAGGCGAGCCCGCCGTCGATCGCCTCCTGCGCCCAGGCGAACAGGACGAAGGGGACGACGTTGTTGAGCAAGGCCAGCACGAGGAAGGCGAGCGCCGCGCCCGGCGGCATCGGCAGAGGCTGGCGGCGGGCGAGCAGGAAGGCCCAGAGGAAGGCGGCGGCGAGCGCGACGCGGATCAGCACCAGAGTGAGCGGCCGGGTGGTCGGAAGCGCGATCTCGATGAAGAAGAACGACCCGCCCCAGATGACGGAGAGCAGCAGAAGGGTCGCCCAATCCTGGCGGTTCATGGCCTGATTCACTTGCATGGCAGCGCCATACCGGAACGCCGGCCCACGGCGTCACGAAACATGCGGCCAAAGCGATTGGCGCAGCTGTTTCTCAAACACCATGCTGTTCCCCGGCAAAGGCCGGGGTCCAGGCCCGGCGCTCGCCCGGCTTGGGCGAGATAGTCTTGCGAAAAGCCTTCGGCTCCTGGGCCCCCGGCCTTAGGTCCCATCAAAGTACTACTTTGATGGGGGCCCTTTCGCCGGGGAACGATCCAAGCGAAGAATGCCTCTATCTCCCTCTCCCAGGGGCGAGAGCTTATCCGCGAAAGCTCCTGCTCCGTTCGGGCTGAGCTTGTCGATGCCCTCTCCTTCTTTCTCCTCGTTGAAGAAAGGAAGGCCCCCTTCGACGACGCCTGCGGCGTCGCTCGGGACAGGCTTCGACAGGCTCAGGGCGAACGGTCGGGAACGCCCTAGTCCCGCAGCAGCTCGTTGATCCCCGTCTTCCACCGCGTCTGGGCATCCACCCTCTTCACGATCACCGCGCAGGCGAGGCCCGGGCCGCCGTCCTTGCCGGGAAGCGTTCCGGGGACGACGACCGAATAGGCCGGGACTCGCCCGTACATCACCTCGCCGGTGGAGCGGTCGACGATCTTGGTCGAGGCGCCGAGGAAGACTCCCATCGAGATCACCGCGCCCTGCTCGACGACCACCCCTTCGGCGACCTCGGAGCGGGCGCCGATGAAGCAATCGTCCTCGACGATCACCGGCCCGGCCTGAAGCGGCTCGAGCACGCCGCCGATGCCGGTGCCGCCCGAAATGTGGACGTTTTTGCCGATCTGCGCGCAGCTGCCCACCGTCGCCCAGGTATCGACCATCGTTCCCTCGCCGACATGGGCGCCGATATTGACGAAGCTCGGCATCAGCACCGCGCCGGGCGCGACGAAGGCGCCGCGTCGGACGATCGCGCCGGGCACTGCGCGAAAGCCCGCGGCGGCGAAATCGTCGCCGCTCCAGCCGGCGAATTTGGACGGCACCTTGTCCCACCAGCAGGCGCCGCCGGGGCCGCCCGAAATCGCTTCCATCGGATTGAGCCGGAAGGAGAGCAGGACGGCCTTCTTCAGCCACTGGTTGACCAGCCAGGCCCCGTCAGGCCCCTCCTCGGCGACGCGCGCCGCGCCGGAATCGAGCAGGCCAAGCGCCTCCTCGACGGCTTCCCGGACCTCGGGGCCGAGCCGGTCGCGATCCTCCCAGGCGGCGTCGATCACCCGCTGCAAATCGCCCGTCATTCCACGTCCTCTCCCAGCACCGTGCCGAGCCAGCCGGCGATGTCGGCCGTCCTGTAGTCGACAAAATCGGGCTCGGCGAGGTCCGGCCCCTGCTCGGAGCCGTTGTCGACCCAAAGCGTGGTCATTCCTATCGCCTTGGCGGGCGCGAGGTTGCGGACCATGTCGTCGGCGAACAGGGCGCGCGCCGGATCGATGGCATGCCGTTCGCAGATCGCTTCATAGCCCGAGGGATCGGGCTTCGGCACATAGTTCATGGCGTGGATGTCGTGCATCCCGTCGAAGGCGTTGGCGAGGCCCAGCCGATCGAGCACGCGGCGGGCATAATCCTCGGATGCGTTGGTGAAGACGAACTTGCGCCCCGGCAGCCGGTCGAGCGCGGAGACCAGAGCCGGGTCGGCGGAGAGCCGCGCGAGATCCACGTCGTGGACGAAATCGAGGAAGTGGTGCGGATCGACCCCGTGATCGGCCATCAGCCCGGCGAGGGTGGTGCCGTGGGCGTGGAAGAATCCCTTCTGGATGCGCCGCGCCTCGGCGGCGTCGACGCCGAGCAGGCGCTGGATATAGGCGCCCATCTTGACGTCGATCAGCTCGAACAGGTTGCAATCGTGCGGATAGAGGCTGTTGTCGAGATCGAAGATCCAGGCTTCGACATGGGCGAGTCCGGGGGTCATGGGCGCCGCCCTAGTCGACTGAGGGTCGAGTCAAAAGGCGGCCTGAGCCGCGAAAGGTCCCAATGTTCGCAGTCACCATGGTTTCTCGCCGCGCGATGCCTGCCCATCGGGCAACCAGATCGATCAGAGCCCCCTTCAGTCCGTTTCCGCTATGTTCATCGCCTGCCAGAAGACATAAGATTTCCTATTCCGCAAGCCCTTCGTCGCCGAGCGGATGCAGGAAGAGCACGTGGAGGTCGCGCGTGGGCCGCCAGTTTCGGTGGCGCACCTCGAACCGGGTCGGGCTTATCCGGCGGACGCCCTGCCCGCAGAAGCTGACCCGGACGTTCGGATCGCCCTTGTCGACGACGAGGCGGAAATCGCCGATCGGCGAGCGCCAGTTGGCGCCGGTGACGAGGATGTAGCTCAGCCAATCCTCGGCGAGCGACGGGGTTCCGCCGTGGCGCTCCGCGTTGCGCGCGATCGCCGCGAGGAGCTCCTCGTCGACGCAATAGCGGGCGATCGCCTCGCGCTCATAGTCGCTGTCGCGCAGGTTCGGACCGTAAAGGCCGGTGCCGACCGTGCCGCCGAGGCCGGGCCGGTAGCGATGCTCGACAACCAGGCTGCGCCCCGGCGGGAAAGTCTGCTCCCAGTGCCAGGTTTCGCGGATCGTCCAGAGCGGCTGGGCGCTTCGCCGCGACAGGCCGGGATCGGCGAAGAGCCGGACCAGGCCGAGGCGCTCGAGCCGGTCCTGATCGGCCGGGGCGAGAGCGGCGAGCGCGCTCCAGATGCGGTCGCCCCCGCGCCCTTCGATCGGGATCCCGAGCCGGGTCAGCAGCGCCGTATGGTCGACTCCGCCGAGGACTGCGCGGCGCTCGACCCGCATCGCGACCTCGCGGCCGGCGACGCGCGTCTGGAAGTCGCCCGGCCAGGCGACGTCTCCGTCTTCGTCCTCGGCCAGCTGCTGGTCGGGCATCGGGAAGGCGACGGTGACCCGAACCGGCGCGCGCGTGCGGTTGCGGAAGACGTAGCGCACGCGGACTTCGAGCCGGGAGACGTAGAGATCCTCCGACAGCATATCGATCGCGTCATTGGGAACGAGGACGAGCCCGCCCGCGGCGGTCACCGCGACGCTGTCATTGGCCAGAGCGGGCGCGGCGAGGGCCAGAGCGAGCAGGATCGGGACGCGGTTCATGGCCTCAGAGTGCCGTGCCGGAGCCGGAATGAAAAGGGCGACAAAAAAGGCGCGGGAATCCCCGCGCCTTCCTTGCCTCTAAGCGAGAAGGTTCAGGCCTCGGCGGGCAGAGCGCCCTTGGCCTGGGCGATGATCGCCTTGAACGCCTCGCCCTCGTGCATCGCGATGTCGGCGAGGACCTTGCGGTCCAGATCGACTCCGGCGAGCTTGAGGCCGTGCATGAAGCGGC
It encodes:
- a CDS encoding DMT family transporter; the encoded protein is MNRQDWATLLLLSVIWGGSFFFIEIALPTTRPLTLVLIRVALAAAFLWAFLLARRQPLPMPPGAALAFLVLALLNNVVPFVLFAWAQEAIDGGLASILNATTPIWGVLAAHLFTADEKATPGKIAGVLLGFGGVALMLGGDLLGEVGRGALAQAACLAATLCYALAGVWARRFRRIGVPPVAVSTGQLTASAIVMLPLVLIFEPPWLTPAPAPEAWAALIALALVCTSLAYILYFRLLASAGATNSLLVTFLIPVTAILLGALFLGERLEPRHFLGMALIAAGLAAIDGRLFQLIRSHSGEGRDP
- the dapD gene encoding 2,3,4,5-tetrahydropyridine-2,6-dicarboxylate N-succinyltransferase, with product MTGDLQRVIDAAWEDRDRLGPEVREAVEEALGLLDSGAARVAEEGPDGAWLVNQWLKKAVLLSFRLNPMEAISGGPGGACWWDKVPSKFAGWSGDDFAAAGFRAVPGAIVRRGAFVAPGAVLMPSFVNIGAHVGEGTMVDTWATVGSCAQIGKNVHISGGTGIGGVLEPLQAGPVIVEDDCFIGARSEVAEGVVVEQGAVISMGVFLGASTKIVDRSTGEVMYGRVPAYSVVVPGTLPGKDGGPGLACAVIVKRVDAQTRWKTGINELLRD
- a CDS encoding pyrimidine 5'-nucleotidase, producing MTPGLAHVEAWIFDLDNSLYPHDCNLFELIDVKMGAYIQRLLGVDAAEARRIQKGFFHAHGTTLAGLMADHGVDPHHFLDFVHDVDLARLSADPALVSALDRLPGRKFVFTNASEDYARRVLDRLGLANAFDGMHDIHAMNYVPKPDPSGYEAICERHAIDPARALFADDMVRNLAPAKAIGMTTLWVDNGSEQGPDLAEPDFVDYRTADIAGWLGTVLGEDVE
- a CDS encoding DUF4424 domain-containing protein; this encodes MNRVPILLALALAAPALANDSVAVTAAGGLVLVPNDAIDMLSEDLYVSRLEVRVRYVFRNRTRAPVRVTVAFPMPDQQLAEDEDGDVAWPGDFQTRVAGREVAMRVERRAVLGGVDHTALLTRLGIPIEGRGGDRIWSALAALAPADQDRLERLGLVRLFADPGLSRRSAQPLWTIRETWHWEQTFPPGRSLVVEHRYRPGLGGTVGTGLYGPNLRDSDYEREAIARYCVDEELLAAIARNAERHGGTPSLAEDWLSYILVTGANWRSPIGDFRLVVDKGDPNVRVSFCGQGVRRISPTRFEVRHRNWRPTRDLHVLFLHPLGDEGLAE